The following proteins come from a genomic window of Flavobacterium crocinum:
- a CDS encoding acyl-CoA reductase, whose protein sequence is MTLETKKSVFVELGNFLSQFSETGSIQKSSVLYNDIFFDDFEKLIHLSQSHNGWYTPEQVYFSIQSWAEALTEENLEKWLSKYTAEFAQTDKKEKTVALILAGNIPLVGFHDFLSVLITGNKALIKTSSNDQHLLPFLAKYLIAVDESLKDRITFVEGKLENFDAVIATGSNNTARYFEYYFKDKPSIIRKNRNSAAVLTGKESTEELENLGEDIFRYFGLGCRNISKLFVPKDYSFDAFFQAIFKYQDVIHYEKYANNYDYNKAVFLMSNFKLLDNGFLTIKEDSSYASPISSVFYEYYENPEELKKRLQNDSEQIQCIVSSNFTSDSIAFGETQKPQLWDYADNVDTITFLLTTK, encoded by the coding sequence ATGACATTAGAAACAAAAAAAAGTGTTTTTGTTGAATTAGGAAATTTTTTAAGTCAATTCTCCGAAACAGGATCCATACAAAAATCCAGCGTTTTATATAACGATATCTTTTTTGACGATTTTGAAAAACTAATTCATTTATCACAATCTCATAATGGATGGTATACGCCAGAACAAGTTTATTTTTCAATACAATCCTGGGCAGAAGCTTTAACGGAAGAAAACCTCGAAAAATGGCTTTCAAAATATACAGCAGAATTTGCTCAAACCGATAAAAAAGAAAAAACGGTTGCTTTGATTTTAGCCGGAAATATTCCACTTGTGGGCTTCCATGATTTTTTATCTGTTTTAATAACGGGCAACAAAGCTTTAATTAAAACATCATCAAACGATCAGCATTTGCTACCTTTTTTAGCAAAATATTTAATTGCTGTTGATGAAAGTTTAAAAGACAGAATCACTTTCGTAGAAGGAAAACTGGAAAATTTTGACGCCGTAATTGCAACCGGAAGCAACAACACAGCACGTTATTTTGAATATTATTTTAAAGACAAACCTTCAATTATTCGTAAAAACAGAAATTCAGCAGCAGTTTTAACCGGAAAAGAATCTACTGAAGAATTAGAAAATTTAGGAGAAGATATATTTAGATATTTTGGTTTAGGATGCCGTAATATTTCGAAACTTTTTGTTCCAAAAGACTACTCATTTGACGCCTTTTTTCAGGCTATATTCAAATATCAGGATGTTATTCATTATGAAAAATACGCCAACAATTACGACTATAATAAAGCGGTGTTTTTAATGAGTAACTTCAAGTTATTAGACAACGGTTTTCTGACTATAAAAGAGGACTCAAGCTACGCCTCGCCTATCTCGAGCGTTTTTTATGAGTACTACGAAAATCCCGAAGAACTTAAAAAACGTTTACAGAACGATTCAGAACAAATTCAGTGTATTGTAAGCAGTAATTTTACTTCAGACAGCATCGCATTTGGAGAAACGCAAAAACCGCAATTGTGGGATTACGCAGATAATGTCGATACTATAACGTTTTTGTTAACAACAAAGTAA
- a CDS encoding 4Fe-4S dicluster domain-containing protein, which produces MAIIITDECINCGACEPECPNTAIYEGADDWRYKDGTSLSGTIVLPDGTEIDADEAQTPISDEVYYIVPGKCTECKGFHDEPQCAAVCPVDCCVPDDNHVEDEETLLERQAFLHNE; this is translated from the coding sequence ATGGCAATTATTATAACTGACGAATGCATCAACTGTGGGGCTTGTGAACCTGAGTGCCCAAATACAGCAATATATGAAGGAGCAGATGATTGGAGATATAAAGACGGAACTAGTCTTTCCGGAACAATAGTTTTACCTGACGGAACAGAGATTGATGCTGATGAAGCTCAAACTCCAATTTCTGATGAGGTTTACTATATTGTACCTGGAAAGTGTACAGAATGTAAAGGTTTCCATGATGAACCACAATGTGCTGCGGTTTGTCCGGTTGACTGTTGTGTTCCGGATGATAATCATGTGGAAGATGAAGAAACTTTATTAGAAAGACAGGCGTTCTTACATAATGAATAA
- a CDS encoding carboxypeptidase-like regulatory domain-containing protein: MKRLLLLFIVLLSTLSVFAQSEEYSVLVKDIETLQPIENATVVVLKTKQVLMTNEDGKVTFVLSGGSNVQVSEMNYENLTVRWAALKESEFVVYLKNKKENLDEVVVSQENLQKTLQRIVSNSKQKISVSHRLKVYVREFFMLDNQYSYYNDGLVNFQFNKNNTTTLLVEQNRSYGLLEADVSADLMGYNLNNIMENYSNFKYFEPLLDAKAKKEYDFTVKGHSKNKDYYVMSVNPLDKAKDAVDNFEIIYDPVKKIILEFTISVPPVSLDKIEEKTGVGDKNITKSFINVNFRLDGNDYYLLSSNEEIAYTLIQKEKSKNIQVRNSFITTGFNKQNFTYNESDVFKEKSLFNKKNKILTNYWDISGFTATDEEKAIIASLEFKL; the protein is encoded by the coding sequence ATGAAGAGATTGCTACTTTTATTTATTGTTTTACTCAGTACTTTAAGTGTATTTGCACAAAGCGAGGAATATTCTGTTCTTGTAAAAGATATAGAAACGCTGCAGCCAATAGAAAATGCAACTGTCGTAGTTTTAAAAACCAAACAGGTTTTGATGACAAATGAAGACGGGAAAGTCACTTTTGTTCTAAGTGGCGGTTCTAATGTACAGGTATCTGAAATGAATTATGAGAATCTGACAGTTCGTTGGGCTGCATTAAAAGAAAGTGAATTTGTTGTTTACTTAAAAAACAAAAAAGAAAACCTGGACGAAGTGGTTGTTTCTCAGGAAAATCTTCAAAAAACACTTCAGAGAATAGTTTCTAATTCCAAACAAAAAATAAGTGTTTCGCATCGTTTGAAAGTCTATGTACGTGAGTTTTTCATGCTAGATAATCAATATTCTTATTATAATGACGGTTTGGTGAATTTTCAATTCAATAAAAATAATACCACAACTTTATTGGTAGAACAAAATCGTTCTTATGGTTTGCTGGAAGCAGACGTAAGTGCCGATTTAATGGGATATAATTTGAATAACATCATGGAGAATTATTCGAATTTTAAATATTTTGAACCGCTGCTTGATGCTAAAGCAAAGAAAGAATATGATTTTACGGTTAAAGGGCATTCGAAAAATAAGGATTATTATGTAATGTCTGTTAATCCACTGGATAAGGCGAAAGACGCAGTAGATAATTTTGAAATCATTTACGATCCGGTGAAAAAGATTATTTTAGAATTCACAATTTCAGTACCTCCGGTAAGTCTGGATAAAATAGAAGAAAAGACAGGAGTGGGAGATAAAAATATTACGAAGTCTTTTATAAATGTAAATTTTCGTCTGGACGGAAACGATTATTATCTCTTGAGTTCAAATGAAGAAATTGCCTATACTTTGATTCAGAAAGAAAAGTCTAAAAATATTCAGGTAAGAAATAGTTTTATTACAACTGGTTTTAATAAACAAAATTTCACTTATAACGAAAGTGATGTTTTTAAAGAAAAATCTCTTTTCAATAAAAAGAATAAAATCTTAACGAATTACTGGGATATATCCGGTTTTACAGCTACCGATGAAGAAAAAGCGATCATAGCCTCTTTAGAATTTAAATTGTAA
- a CDS encoding TonB-dependent receptor, giving the protein MKKIALLLFLLNSAFLFAQKEVSGLVKDKAGNPLPGVNIVEKGTSNGVSTDFEGSFRIKVKENTTLVFSYMGFSTVEKVVSGDKLDIILSESDGQILNDVVVVGSRNAKRTVVNSAVPIDVINVKDVTTQSGKLEINELLQYVAPSFNANKQSGSDGADHVDPASLRGMGPDQTLVLINGKRRHQSSLINLFGTRGRGNTGTDLNAIPAASIKRIEILRDGAAAQYGSDAIAGVINIVTNDNVKEFTGAITYGAFNTDAKGDFPEGTANTKGYRLDQKGYGNSYGKNQDFDGGSLKVSANYGTPIGTKGGFVNVTGEFLNKNKTLRPGFDFRKGFGEAEIQGVNLFVNLAVPISEKTQFYAFGGSNFRDTDAYAFTRNDGERVVEAIYPGGFTPRITSKINDNSIAAGIRTETSGGWKWDFSNTLGKNKFHYDIKGTLNASLEEKSPTEFDAGGHSLLQNTTNLDVSKNYGDILGGLNLAFGAEFRVEQFEIFAGEEGSYATYDTNGVPITDPTTQSAPTVPNPDYDPTDPDSSPTIPRPGGSQGFPGYSPANEVNKSRTNFSLYTDAELDVTEAWMVSGAVRYENYSDFGSTVNGKLASRLKLTDKINLRGSVSTGFRAPSLAQIYYNLRFTNFSSAGATEVLLAPNDSEITKAFGIQKLNEEKAVNASLGFTASFGDFTATVDGYLINVKDRIVLTGYFDATALGMNVDKAQFFVNGVDTKTTGMDIVLAWKKTINENRLGATLVGNINHMKIDKVKNGDLDEKTFFGERDRAFLLASAPPNKFGLNLNYGRKWFDAGLAFTRFSEVKLLDYQMDEDPEDYRTDPSETDAQVFANQKKAATDTYGAKIVTDLTLGFKVSKSTKISIGANNLFNIYPDQQDDWVEAGGYWDAVQMGFNGAYYYARLGFNF; this is encoded by the coding sequence TTTGAGGGCAGTTTTAGAATAAAAGTAAAAGAAAACACCACATTAGTATTTAGCTACATGGGATTTTCAACGGTCGAAAAAGTTGTTTCCGGAGATAAATTAGACATTATATTAAGCGAGAGCGATGGCCAAATATTAAATGACGTTGTTGTAGTTGGTTCCCGAAATGCCAAAAGAACAGTGGTAAACTCTGCTGTACCAATTGATGTAATCAATGTAAAAGATGTCACTACACAAAGTGGTAAACTCGAAATTAATGAACTTTTACAATATGTCGCCCCTTCGTTCAATGCCAATAAACAATCGGGTTCTGACGGAGCCGACCATGTTGACCCGGCATCACTCAGAGGAATGGGACCTGATCAGACTTTGGTTTTAATTAACGGAAAAAGAAGACATCAATCCTCTCTTATCAATTTATTCGGAACTCGTGGCCGCGGTAACACCGGTACAGATTTAAATGCTATTCCGGCTGCATCTATCAAAAGAATTGAAATATTAAGAGACGGTGCTGCAGCCCAGTATGGCTCTGATGCCATTGCAGGTGTTATAAATATTGTTACAAATGACAATGTAAAAGAATTTACCGGTGCCATAACTTACGGAGCTTTTAATACTGATGCTAAAGGAGATTTTCCTGAAGGAACAGCAAATACTAAAGGTTACAGATTAGATCAAAAAGGATATGGAAATTCATATGGTAAAAACCAGGATTTTGACGGAGGTTCGTTAAAAGTATCTGCTAACTATGGAACTCCTATAGGAACAAAAGGCGGATTTGTAAATGTTACAGGAGAATTTTTAAATAAGAACAAAACGTTACGACCAGGTTTTGATTTCAGAAAAGGATTTGGTGAAGCCGAAATTCAGGGAGTTAATTTATTTGTAAATCTTGCTGTTCCAATTTCTGAGAAAACTCAATTTTACGCTTTTGGAGGAAGTAATTTTAGAGATACTGATGCTTATGCTTTTACCAGAAATGATGGTGAAAGAGTTGTAGAAGCTATTTATCCCGGCGGATTTACCCCTAGAATTACCTCTAAAATAAACGATAATTCCATCGCAGCAGGAATTAGAACGGAAACTTCAGGAGGATGGAAATGGGATTTTAGCAATACCTTAGGAAAAAATAAATTTCATTATGATATAAAAGGCACACTGAATGCTTCACTGGAGGAAAAATCACCTACGGAATTTGATGCAGGAGGACACAGTTTACTTCAAAACACAACCAATCTTGATGTATCGAAAAATTATGGAGACATACTTGGCGGCTTAAATCTGGCATTTGGAGCCGAATTCAGAGTAGAACAATTTGAGATTTTTGCAGGAGAAGAAGGCTCTTATGCTACTTATGATACAAATGGAGTTCCAATCACAGATCCTACCACACAAAGTGCTCCAACAGTTCCAAATCCTGATTACGATCCAACCGATCCGGACTCTTCACCAACAATTCCAAGACCAGGAGGTTCTCAAGGTTTTCCGGGATACAGCCCTGCTAATGAAGTAAACAAAAGTCGTACAAACTTCTCTTTATATACTGATGCAGAATTAGATGTTACAGAAGCCTGGATGGTGAGCGGTGCGGTACGTTATGAAAACTACAGTGATTTTGGAAGCACTGTAAACGGTAAATTAGCTTCCAGACTTAAATTAACCGATAAAATCAATTTAAGAGGATCTGTAAGCACCGGTTTCCGTGCGCCTTCTTTAGCACAGATTTACTATAATTTACGTTTTACAAACTTTAGTTCGGCTGGTGCTACAGAAGTTTTACTGGCTCCAAATGACAGCGAAATCACAAAAGCTTTTGGAATCCAGAAACTAAACGAAGAAAAAGCAGTAAACGCCTCTTTAGGTTTTACAGCAAGTTTTGGCGATTTTACAGCTACAGTTGACGGATATTTAATTAATGTCAAAGACAGAATTGTATTGACAGGATACTTTGATGCAACAGCTTTAGGAATGAATGTAGACAAAGCTCAGTTTTTCGTAAATGGTGTGGATACAAAAACAACAGGAATGGACATTGTTCTGGCCTGGAAAAAAACAATTAACGAAAACAGACTTGGTGCAACCTTAGTAGGAAACATCAACCATATGAAAATTGATAAAGTAAAAAATGGCGATTTAGACGAAAAAACATTTTTTGGAGAACGTGACCGCGCTTTCTTATTAGCTTCAGCACCGCCAAATAAATTTGGTTTAAACCTAAATTACGGAAGAAAATGGTTTGATGCCGGATTAGCCTTCACAAGATTTAGCGAAGTTAAATTACTGGATTATCAAATGGATGAAGATCCTGAAGACTACAGAACAGATCCTTCTGAAACAGATGCTCAGGTATTTGCCAATCAAAAAAAGGCTGCCACAGATACTTACGGCGCCAAAATCGTTACCGATTTAACTTTAGGCTTTAAAGTTTCCAAATCAACTAAAATAAGCATTGGTGCCAATAACTTATTCAATATCTATCCTGATCAGCAAGATGACTGGGTGGAAGCCGGAGGTTACTGGGACGCTGTTCAAATGGGATTCAATGGTGCTTATTACTATGCAAGACTTGGATTTAATTTTTAA